Proteins encoded within one genomic window of Sphingomonas sp. KRR8:
- the gatB gene encoding Asp-tRNA(Asn)/Glu-tRNA(Gln) amidotransferase subunit GatB, with translation MNAPYRLKGATGEWEVVIGLEVHAQVVSNAKLFSGAATAFGAEPNTQVSLVDAAMPGMLPVPNRECIRQAVRTGLALDAQINKWSRFDRKNYFYADLPQGYQISQLYHPLVGEGTIEVLLDEKDESSVRRIGVERIHVEQDAGKLMHDQHPTMSYVDLNRSGVALMEIVSKPDMRSPAEAGAYLRKLRAILRYVGSCDGNMEEGSMRADVNVSVRKPGAEFGTRTETKNVNSVRFVQAVIEHEARRQIDVLEQGGSIVQETRLWDPDKGETRTLRSKEDAHDYRYFPDPDLLPLELSDEFVDDCRKSLPELPDAKRRRYEQMGISPYNASVLTAEVETARWFDTLLSNSVDPKQASNWVVAELFGALNRRGESIAEAPVSPAHAAELLGLVADGTISGSIAKTVFEKMLETGDPAGTIVEREGLKQTSDTGAIDAEIDKILAANADKVEQYRGGKVQLFGFFVGQTMKAMGGKANPGVVNERLKARLG, from the coding sequence ATGAACGCACCCTATCGCCTCAAGGGCGCCACCGGAGAGTGGGAGGTCGTGATCGGCCTCGAGGTCCACGCCCAGGTCGTCTCCAACGCCAAGCTCTTCTCCGGCGCGGCGACGGCCTTCGGGGCTGAACCCAATACCCAGGTCAGCCTAGTCGACGCGGCCATGCCGGGCATGCTGCCGGTGCCGAACCGCGAGTGCATCCGCCAGGCGGTCCGCACCGGCCTGGCGCTCGACGCGCAGATCAACAAATGGTCGCGCTTCGACCGCAAGAACTACTTCTACGCCGACCTTCCGCAGGGCTACCAGATCAGCCAGCTCTACCATCCGCTGGTGGGCGAGGGGACGATCGAGGTCCTGCTGGACGAGAAGGACGAGTCCAGCGTCCGCCGTATCGGCGTCGAGCGCATCCATGTCGAGCAGGACGCGGGCAAGCTGATGCACGACCAGCACCCGACCATGAGCTACGTGGATCTCAATCGCTCGGGCGTCGCGCTGATGGAAATCGTGTCCAAGCCCGACATGCGTTCTCCTGCAGAAGCAGGCGCTTACCTGCGCAAGCTGCGAGCCATTCTCCGCTATGTCGGAAGCTGCGACGGCAACATGGAGGAAGGCTCCATGCGCGCCGACGTCAACGTGTCGGTGCGCAAGCCGGGCGCGGAATTCGGCACCCGGACCGAGACCAAGAACGTCAATTCGGTGCGCTTCGTCCAGGCGGTGATCGAACATGAAGCCCGCCGCCAGATCGACGTGCTTGAACAGGGCGGCAGCATCGTCCAGGAAACCCGCCTGTGGGACCCGGACAAGGGTGAGACCCGCACGCTCCGTTCCAAGGAAGACGCGCACGATTATCGCTACTTCCCCGACCCCGACCTGCTCCCGCTCGAGCTTTCGGATGAGTTCGTCGATGACTGCCGCAAGTCGCTGCCCGAACTGCCCGACGCCAAGCGCCGCCGCTACGAGCAGATGGGCATCTCTCCCTACAACGCCAGCGTGCTGACGGCCGAGGTGGAGACCGCTCGCTGGTTCGACACGTTGCTGAGCAACAGCGTCGATCCCAAGCAGGCGTCCAACTGGGTCGTCGCCGAGCTGTTCGGCGCCCTCAATCGCCGCGGCGAGTCGATCGCAGAGGCGCCAGTCTCGCCCGCCCACGCCGCCGAGCTGCTCGGCCTTGTCGCCGACGGCACCATCAGCGGCTCCATTGCCAAGACGGTCTTCGAGAAGATGCTGGAGACCGGCGACCCCGCCGGCACCATCGTCGAGCGCGAAGGCTTGAAGCAGACCAGCGACACCGGCGCCATCGATGCGGAGATCGACAAGATCCTCGCCGCCAACGCCGACAAGGTCGAGCAGTATCGCGGCGGCAAGGTCCAGCTGTTCGGCTTCTTCGTCGGCCAGACCATGAAGGCGATGGGCGGCAAGGCTAATCCCGGCGTCGTCAACGAACGGCTCAAGGCCCGGCTCGGCTGA
- the gatA gene encoding Asp-tRNA(Asn)/Glu-tRNA(Gln) amidotransferase subunit GatA: MTDLTSLTIAELRDGFRAGSFSARDIATSFNAAVAAAKALNAYTVETPDDALAAADTADSARQRDELMPLSGIPLGIKDLFATAGTDTTAGSNILKGFKPPYESTVTGNLRRGGAGMLGKLNMDEFAMGSSNETSAYGPVISPWKRSDGGNAALTPGGSSGGSAAAVAAGIAPGVTGTDTGGSIRQPAAFTGISGIKPTYGRCSRWGIVSFASSLDQAGPMARTVRDCAIMLEAMAGFDPKDSTSLDLPVPNWEAGLSSNLKGKRVGIPKEYRIDGVPEEINALWDRGIEWLRDAGAEPVEISLPHTKYALPTYYIIAPAEASSNLARYDGVRYGIREAGEGGLEGMYAATRAAGFGAEVKRRIMIGTYVLSAGFYDAYFNKAQRVRALIKRDFREAFEHCDLILTPTAPSAAFGIGEKMSDPLAMYLNDVFAVPASLAGLPAMSVPGGLDAQGLPLGLHLIGNELDEQGVLNAGLAIEERAGFSARPEKWW; the protein is encoded by the coding sequence GTGACGGACCTCACCAGCCTCACCATCGCCGAGCTGCGCGACGGTTTTCGCGCCGGGTCCTTCTCGGCCCGCGACATCGCGACCAGCTTCAACGCCGCCGTCGCCGCCGCCAAGGCCTTGAACGCCTACACGGTGGAGACGCCCGACGACGCGCTTGCCGCCGCCGACACGGCCGACAGTGCCCGCCAGCGTGACGAGCTCATGCCGCTGTCCGGCATTCCGCTCGGCATCAAGGACCTGTTCGCCACGGCTGGCACCGACACCACTGCCGGCTCGAACATCCTCAAGGGCTTCAAGCCGCCCTACGAGAGCACCGTCACCGGCAACCTGCGCCGCGGGGGCGCCGGAATGCTCGGCAAGCTCAACATGGACGAATTCGCCATGGGCTCGTCGAACGAGACCAGCGCCTACGGTCCAGTCATCAGCCCGTGGAAGCGCAGCGACGGCGGCAATGCCGCGCTGACCCCGGGCGGAAGCTCTGGCGGTTCGGCGGCAGCGGTCGCGGCCGGAATTGCGCCGGGCGTCACCGGCACTGACACCGGCGGCTCGATCCGCCAGCCCGCCGCGTTCACCGGGATCAGCGGCATCAAGCCGACCTATGGCCGCTGCTCACGCTGGGGCATCGTTTCCTTCGCCAGCTCGCTGGACCAGGCAGGTCCCATGGCCCGGACGGTCCGCGACTGCGCCATCATGCTCGAAGCCATGGCCGGCTTCGACCCGAAGGACTCCACCTCGCTCGACTTGCCCGTGCCCAATTGGGAAGCGGGATTGTCGAGTAATCTCAAGGGTAAGCGCGTCGGCATTCCCAAGGAATATCGCATCGACGGAGTGCCGGAAGAAATCAACGCCCTGTGGGATCGCGGGATTGAGTGGCTCAGGGACGCCGGTGCCGAGCCGGTCGAGATCAGCCTGCCGCACACCAAGTACGCGTTGCCGACCTACTACATCATCGCCCCGGCCGAAGCCTCGTCCAACCTCGCCCGCTACGACGGCGTCCGCTACGGCATCCGGGAGGCTGGCGAGGGTGGGCTCGAGGGCATGTACGCCGCCACCCGCGCCGCCGGCTTCGGCGCCGAGGTCAAGCGCCGCATCATGATCGGCACCTATGTGCTGTCCGCCGGTTTCTACGACGCTTACTTCAACAAGGCTCAGCGGGTCCGCGCCCTCATCAAGCGCGACTTCCGTGAGGCGTTCGAGCATTGCGACCTCATCCTCACGCCGACAGCGCCCAGTGCCGCCTTCGGCATCGGCGAGAAGATGAGCGATCCGCTGGCGATGTATCTGAACGACGTCTTCGCCGTTCCCGCCAGCCTTGCTGGCCTGCCGGCGATGAGCGTGCCCGGCGGTCTCGATGCCCAGGGCCTGCCGCTCGGCCTGCACCTCATCGGCAATGAACTCGACGAGCAGGGCGTCCTCAACGCCGGCCTCGCAATCGAAGAACGCGCGGGCTTCAGCGCCCGCCCGGAGAAGTGGTGGTGA
- the gatC gene encoding Asp-tRNA(Asn)/Glu-tRNA(Gln) amidotransferase subunit GatC: protein MSVDTATVRHIARLARLEMSDAEVEATVPELNNILGWVEQLAEVNTDGVEPLTAVIDQKLRLRDDVINDGNVRDAVLLNAPDAQHGFFAVPKVIE from the coding sequence ATGTCCGTCGATACCGCCACCGTGCGGCACATCGCCCGACTTGCGCGGCTCGAGATGAGCGACGCGGAAGTCGAGGCGACCGTGCCCGAACTGAACAACATCCTCGGCTGGGTCGAGCAGCTGGCGGAGGTCAACACCGACGGCGTCGAGCCGCTGACCGCCGTGATCGACCAGAAGCTGCGCCTCCGTGACGACGTCATCAACGACGGCAACGTCCGTGATGCGGTGCTGCTCAACGCTCCCGACGCGCAGCACGGGTTTTTCGCCGTGCCCAAGGTCATCGAATAG
- a CDS encoding VIT family protein, which yields MKGVSAHSELHMVQRAGWLRAAVLGANDGLCSVSSLIVGVAAADASRGPVLVAAVAALVAGAMSMAAGEYVSVSSQADLETADLAREQAEIDKNPAAERNELARIYMGRGVDKDTAMAVAEQMMEHDAIGAHARDELGITEHMTARPLQAALASALTFTIGGGAPTLAAALSPDGMILPVVGVATVLCLILLGALGARGGGAPVWRGIVRVTFWGVLAMLVTAGVGRLFGVVTA from the coding sequence ATGAAGGGTGTTTCAGCGCACAGCGAACTGCACATGGTCCAGCGCGCGGGATGGCTGCGGGCCGCGGTGCTCGGTGCGAACGACGGCCTCTGCTCCGTCAGCAGCCTGATCGTGGGCGTGGCTGCAGCGGATGCGAGCCGTGGCCCGGTGCTGGTTGCCGCGGTGGCCGCACTGGTCGCCGGGGCGATGTCCATGGCGGCGGGCGAATATGTCTCCGTCTCGTCGCAGGCGGACCTTGAGACGGCCGATCTGGCGCGTGAACAGGCCGAGATCGACAAGAACCCGGCGGCCGAGCGCAACGAACTCGCGCGGATCTACATGGGGCGCGGGGTCGACAAGGATACGGCGATGGCCGTGGCCGAGCAGATGATGGAGCATGACGCGATCGGCGCCCACGCTCGCGACGAGCTTGGCATCACCGAGCATATGACGGCCCGGCCATTGCAGGCGGCGCTCGCCTCCGCGCTGACCTTCACCATTGGCGGCGGCGCTCCCACCCTGGCGGCGGCGCTGAGTCCGGACGGCATGATCCTGCCAGTGGTGGGCGTCGCGACGGTCCTCTGCCTGATCCTGCTCGGAGCGCTGGGCGCCCGCGGCGGGGGCGCGCCGGTCTGGCGCGGAATCGTGCGGGTGACGTTCTGGGGCGTGCTGGCGATGCTGGTGACCGCCGGGGTCGGCCGGCTGTTCGGCGTGGTCACGGCCTGA
- a CDS encoding DUF4334 domain-containing protein yields the protein MDPLATLEQLEPAAPLAEVLAFYDSLPAVTADAMLGRWKGGEIATGHLYDGLLKPSGWWGKDFRGPDDVDPLLFERHGKLFAGNPALIPLGLIERFPKLAKSAPSAALFRALSPLLRTSRPRARLRPLTYRGVTSAAMIYDAHPIADCFRKVSEDVLIGAMDIRGHEAPYMFTLRRVAAA from the coding sequence GTGGACCCACTTGCCACCCTCGAGCAGTTGGAGCCCGCCGCCCCGCTGGCCGAGGTGCTCGCCTTCTATGACAGCCTGCCGGCGGTCACCGCGGACGCGATGCTGGGACGCTGGAAGGGCGGCGAGATTGCGACCGGGCACCTTTACGATGGGCTGCTCAAGCCTTCCGGCTGGTGGGGCAAGGACTTCCGCGGCCCTGATGACGTCGACCCCTTGCTGTTCGAACGGCATGGCAAGTTGTTCGCGGGGAATCCGGCGCTGATCCCGCTGGGGCTGATCGAGCGCTTTCCCAAGCTTGCCAAGTCGGCACCTTCGGCGGCGCTGTTCCGGGCATTGTCGCCGCTGCTGCGGACGAGCAGGCCACGGGCGCGGCTGCGGCCCCTCACCTATCGCGGCGTCACCTCGGCGGCGATGATTTATGACGCGCATCCGATCGCCGATTGTTTTCGCAAGGTCAGCGAAGACGTGCTGATCGGGGCCATGGACATTCGCGGGCATGAGGCGCCGTACATGTTCACACTTCGGCGGGTTGCGGCCGCTTAG
- a CDS encoding DUF3089 domain-containing protein, producing MCVRRFLLAIFFLTLLVVAAAFGIYQYGSSVLIKQAEPEGHFQAPVAASGPDYIQTANWLALPDTVPPGPGDWLPNGSPPPDSARPVSVFYIHPTTYLQKDRWNAPLGDRESQDRAALFVRSQASAFNAIGQIYAPKYRQAAFGAFLLRNEDAAKALDLAYQDVARAFDRFLAQAPEGPIILAGHSQGALHLARLLKEKVAGKAVASRVVAAYVVGWPVSVAADVPAMGLPACERADQAGCILSWLSFAEPANTSLISDYYDGSTGFNGQARRRQDMLCVNPLTGIRNGAAAPQANQGTLVPNDDTMTSGSLQPGVVGAHCSKGFLLLEGDLPKMGPFVLPGNNYHVYDYALFWANIREDAQRRLAAWKKR from the coding sequence ATGTGCGTCCGCCGCTTCCTGCTCGCGATCTTCTTCCTGACCCTGCTGGTCGTCGCAGCGGCGTTCGGCATCTACCAGTACGGCAGTTCGGTGCTGATCAAGCAGGCCGAGCCCGAAGGGCATTTCCAGGCGCCCGTCGCGGCCAGCGGACCGGATTACATCCAGACCGCGAACTGGCTTGCGCTGCCCGACACGGTGCCGCCGGGGCCGGGTGACTGGCTCCCGAACGGATCGCCGCCGCCGGACAGCGCACGGCCGGTCAGCGTGTTCTACATCCATCCAACGACGTACCTGCAGAAGGACCGCTGGAACGCGCCGCTTGGCGATCGCGAAAGCCAGGACCGGGCCGCCCTGTTCGTGCGCAGCCAGGCAAGTGCGTTCAACGCCATCGGGCAGATCTACGCCCCGAAATATCGCCAGGCGGCGTTCGGCGCCTTTCTGTTGCGGAACGAGGATGCGGCCAAGGCACTCGACCTTGCCTATCAGGACGTGGCCCGCGCTTTCGACCGGTTCCTGGCCCAGGCACCGGAGGGGCCGATCATCCTTGCCGGGCATAGCCAGGGTGCGCTGCACCTGGCCCGGCTGCTGAAGGAGAAGGTGGCGGGCAAAGCGGTGGCAAGCCGGGTAGTCGCGGCTTACGTGGTCGGCTGGCCCGTGTCTGTGGCGGCGGACGTGCCGGCGATGGGCCTGCCCGCGTGCGAGCGGGCCGACCAGGCGGGCTGTATCCTCAGCTGGCTGAGCTTTGCCGAACCGGCCAACACCTCCCTCATTTCCGATTATTACGACGGCTCAACGGGGTTCAACGGGCAGGCTCGGCGGCGGCAGGACATGCTGTGCGTCAATCCGCTCACCGGCATCCGCAACGGAGCCGCGGCTCCGCAGGCCAACCAGGGGACGCTGGTGCCCAATGATGACACGATGACCAGCGGCTCGCTGCAACCGGGCGTCGTCGGCGCACATTGCTCCAAGGGGTTCCTGTTGCTCGAAGGCGATCTGCCCAAGATGGGTCCGTTCGTCCTGCCCGGGAATAACTACCACGTGTACGATTATGCCCTGTTCTGGGCGAACATCCGCGAGGATGCGCAACGACGGCTGGCGGCGTGGAAGAAGCGCTGA
- the ruvX gene encoding Holliday junction resolvase RuvX — translation MITGSAAEFAAAVPGGRLAGLDVGTKTVGVALCDSGWSFAGPVETIRRTKFTADLAALKALLERGGVVGLVVGLPLNMDGTDSPRTQSVRAFARNCRVLGLPILLWDERWSTQAVERAMIAADVSRAKRAEAVDKLAAAHILQGAIDALVNLPRAD, via the coding sequence CTGATCACCGGAAGCGCGGCCGAGTTCGCCGCCGCCGTGCCGGGCGGACGGCTCGCCGGATTGGACGTCGGCACCAAGACTGTCGGGGTCGCCTTGTGCGATTCCGGTTGGAGCTTCGCCGGGCCGGTCGAGACGATCCGCCGCACCAAGTTCACCGCCGACCTCGCGGCCCTCAAAGCACTGCTGGAGCGGGGCGGAGTGGTTGGGCTGGTGGTCGGCCTGCCGCTCAACATGGACGGGACCGACAGTCCCCGAACCCAGTCGGTCCGCGCCTTCGCCCGCAATTGCCGGGTGCTGGGCCTGCCCATCCTGCTGTGGGACGAGCGCTGGTCGACGCAGGCCGTCGAGCGGGCGATGATCGCGGCCGACGTCAGCCGGGCCAAACGCGCCGAGGCGGTCGACAAGCTGGCCGCGGCACACATCCTGCAGGGCGCGATCGATGCGCTGGTCAATCTGCCGCGCGCAGATTAG
- a CDS encoding aspartate carbamoyltransferase catalytic subunit — MDLLSIESLSDGQIAILLDAAQLFAERTGSSERLAGKVVFNIFYENSTRTAMSFAMAAARLGAQTVTLSVEHSSVKKGETLADTALTLDAMRPDAIVMRHRDNRAPHEVAEIVNCPVINAGDGTNEHPTQALLDALTLRQHFGSLTGRTVAIVGDIRHSRVARSNARLLPRLGVTVRLAGPPALMPDDLPGGGDIEQAISGADAVMMLRVQRERMDADLGDAPGEFLSRYGLTEERLALAAPHAVVLHPGPMNRGVEIADSVADGPRSLIRRQVANGVAVRMAVLEMLLKA, encoded by the coding sequence GTGGACCTGCTCTCGATCGAATCCCTGTCCGATGGACAGATCGCCATCCTGCTCGACGCGGCGCAACTGTTCGCCGAGCGCACCGGTTCGAGCGAACGGCTGGCGGGCAAGGTCGTCTTCAACATCTTCTATGAAAACAGCACGCGCACGGCGATGAGCTTCGCCATGGCTGCGGCGCGGCTGGGCGCACAGACGGTGACGCTGTCGGTGGAGCATTCAAGCGTCAAGAAGGGTGAGACGCTAGCCGACACGGCCCTGACGCTCGATGCGATGCGGCCCGACGCAATCGTGATGCGGCACCGCGACAATCGTGCGCCGCACGAGGTGGCGGAGATCGTCAATTGCCCGGTCATCAACGCGGGTGACGGGACCAACGAGCATCCGACCCAGGCCCTGCTCGACGCCCTGACCCTGCGCCAGCATTTCGGAAGCCTGACAGGCAGAACGGTCGCGATCGTCGGCGATATTCGCCATAGCCGCGTGGCCCGGTCCAATGCCCGGCTGTTGCCGCGACTGGGCGTAACGGTGCGATTAGCCGGTCCGCCCGCGCTGATGCCGGACGACCTTCCCGGTGGCGGGGATATCGAACAGGCGATCTCAGGCGCCGACGCCGTGATGATGCTTCGGGTCCAGCGCGAGCGGATGGACGCAGACCTTGGCGACGCGCCCGGCGAATTCCTCAGCCGTTACGGGCTGACCGAGGAGCGGCTCGCGCTGGCGGCGCCCCATGCGGTGGTGCTTCACCCCGGCCCGATGAACCGGGGGGTGGAGATTGCCGACAGCGTCGCGGACGGGCCACGCTCATTGATCCGCCGCCAGGTGGCGAACGGCGTGGCCGTCCGCATGGCGGTGCTGGAGATGCTGCTGAAGGCCTAG
- a CDS encoding SPOR domain-containing protein → MSKTLRASTALTAVAAASLIAGCASPHSQMQVSGGFAQPADLGKLGLATRALAALQAGNKDEAVRLAERAVEATPDDAGFRTLLGNVYLAQGRFASAETSFKDSLSLLPGQIPVAMKLVLAEIAQGKNGEALGMLDQLRGTADPADVGLAMALAGQPGNAVALLDEAARRPEADARTRQNLALAHAMAGDWDNARVVAAQDVPADQVDARMAEWMKLAAPKSGATQVASLIGVTPAASDPGQPVRLALRDNGGVRMAAATPAPAPTQVAAAEPAPAIAPAPASNTVMNDPGFAAPVAPVASAPVAMAATTVTVALPEAAPSPEQAAPLADLAHDLDALRHEQVRPSGALPKVSELRRTAAIRFASSGVVVQLGAYGSPSKLQAGWAKLSSAHKGVLGRYVPATARFNAPIGPVYRLSLQGFASSSEARSVCQGLKNAGAACFVRNVAGDAPIRFASR, encoded by the coding sequence ATGTCGAAGACGCTTCGCGCAAGCACCGCGCTCACTGCCGTCGCCGCCGCCAGCCTGATCGCCGGTTGCGCCAGCCCCCACAGCCAGATGCAGGTCAGCGGGGGCTTCGCCCAGCCTGCCGACCTCGGAAAGCTCGGTCTCGCCACCCGCGCCCTTGCGGCGCTGCAGGCCGGCAACAAGGACGAAGCCGTTCGCCTCGCCGAGCGCGCCGTTGAGGCTACCCCGGACGACGCCGGCTTCCGCACCCTGCTTGGCAACGTCTACCTCGCCCAGGGCCGCTTCGCCTCGGCCGAGACTTCCTTCAAGGACTCGTTGAGCCTGCTTCCGGGCCAGATCCCGGTTGCGATGAAGCTCGTCCTCGCCGAAATCGCGCAGGGCAAGAATGGCGAGGCGCTTGGCATGCTCGACCAGTTGCGCGGCACGGCCGATCCGGCCGACGTCGGCTTGGCGATGGCGCTTGCCGGCCAGCCCGGTAACGCCGTCGCGCTGCTCGACGAAGCTGCCCGCCGGCCCGAGGCCGATGCCCGTACCCGCCAGAACCTCGCCCTCGCCCATGCCATGGCCGGCGACTGGGACAATGCCCGCGTGGTGGCCGCCCAGGACGTCCCGGCCGATCAGGTCGACGCGCGGATGGCCGAATGGATGAAGCTCGCCGCCCCGAAGAGTGGCGCAACCCAGGTCGCCTCCCTGATCGGCGTGACGCCGGCCGCCAGCGATCCCGGTCAGCCGGTCCGGCTTGCGCTGCGTGACAACGGCGGCGTCCGCATGGCCGCCGCGACACCCGCTCCGGCACCGACCCAGGTGGCCGCGGCGGAACCCGCTCCGGCGATTGCCCCGGCGCCAGCCAGCAACACCGTCATGAACGATCCGGGCTTCGCGGCACCGGTCGCTCCTGTCGCCTCCGCGCCGGTCGCCATGGCAGCCACCACCGTCACCGTTGCCCTGCCCGAAGCGGCACCGTCGCCCGAGCAGGCAGCGCCGCTCGCCGACCTCGCGCATGATCTGGACGCACTCCGCCACGAGCAGGTACGACCTTCGGGCGCACTGCCCAAGGTCAGCGAACTTCGCCGCACCGCCGCGATCCGTTTCGCCAGTAGCGGCGTTGTGGTGCAGCTTGGTGCCTACGGCTCGCCGTCGAAGCTCCAGGCGGGCTGGGCCAAGCTGTCGAGTGCACACAAGGGCGTGCTCGGCCGCTATGTCCCGGCCACGGCGCGCTTCAACGCGCCGATCGGGCCGGTCTACCGCCTCAGCCTGCAGGGTTTCGCCTCATCCAGCGAAGCGCGCTCGGTCTGCCAGGGTCTGAAGAACGCGGGTGCGGCCTGCTTCGTCCGCAACGTCGCGGGCGATGCGCCGATCCGCTTCGCCAGCCGCTAG